One Streptosporangiales bacterium DNA segment encodes these proteins:
- a CDS encoding M24 family metallopeptidase: MSTTSQLPSAPPPFSRGELLARRRRLVEAAAAAGADTVVAYGANRSGTAIPWLTTWPVTREAVVVLHPDLTADLLVGFPNHVPDARRTAAAAGLGDRVAQLDGNTPTATVDALTRGRQPCTVALVGPLPRPVRDAVCVWATDVVGLDTAYTRLRMTKSTEELGWLRHAAALTDHAATALLDTAAGGASEQEMVAAAEFAYRRAGGTHHICYVTTTAMDAPDRCVPAQWPSARRARPGSVVVFELSAGWGADYPAQLLRTATIAAPPTPLYDRLHEVAEAVRDEALARLRPGAVPAELLAALAPVRSAGLVTVDDLVHGLGGGYLPPVLSERHAEPAGLHAEPLRVGTTLVVQPNVCTPDLKAGVQTGEMVVITEHGYESLHRFPTGLVALGATS, from the coding sequence GTGTCAACGACGTCCCAACTGCCGAGCGCACCTCCGCCGTTCAGCCGCGGCGAGTTGCTCGCTCGCCGGCGCCGGCTCGTCGAGGCTGCGGCCGCCGCGGGAGCCGACACAGTGGTCGCGTACGGCGCCAACCGCTCCGGTACGGCGATTCCGTGGTTGACCACCTGGCCGGTCACCAGGGAGGCGGTGGTGGTGCTGCATCCCGACCTGACGGCCGACCTGCTCGTCGGCTTCCCCAACCACGTGCCGGACGCCCGCAGGACGGCCGCAGCCGCGGGCCTCGGCGACCGCGTGGCGCAGCTGGACGGCAACACCCCCACGGCGACCGTCGACGCGCTCACCCGCGGCAGGCAACCATGCACAGTGGCTCTGGTCGGGCCGCTACCGCGGCCGGTGCGCGACGCCGTCTGCGTCTGGGCCACCGACGTCGTCGGCCTCGACACCGCGTACACCAGGCTCCGGATGACCAAGTCGACAGAAGAGCTCGGCTGGCTGCGGCATGCGGCCGCGTTGACCGACCACGCCGCCACCGCACTGCTCGACACGGCCGCGGGCGGCGCCAGCGAACAGGAGATGGTCGCGGCAGCGGAGTTCGCGTACCGGCGCGCCGGTGGCACGCACCACATCTGCTACGTCACCACGACCGCCATGGACGCGCCGGATCGGTGTGTGCCGGCGCAGTGGCCGTCCGCGCGCCGCGCCCGTCCAGGCTCGGTGGTCGTCTTCGAGCTCAGCGCGGGATGGGGCGCCGACTACCCGGCACAGCTGCTGCGTACGGCAACCATCGCGGCGCCACCCACACCGCTCTACGACCGACTGCACGAGGTTGCTGAGGCAGTGCGCGACGAGGCACTGGCGCGGCTGCGCCCGGGCGCTGTGCCGGCGGAGTTGCTCGCCGCCCTGGCACCCGTACGGTCGGCGGGTCTCGTGACGGTCGACGACCTAGTGCACGGGCTCGGCGGCGGCTACCTGCCCCCGGTGCTCAGCGAACGCCACGCCGAGCCGGCGGGACTGCACGCGGAGCCGTTGCGGGTGGGCACCACTCTCGTGGTGCAGCCGAACGTGTGCACACCCGATCTCAAGGCCGGCGTCCAGACCGGCGAGATGGTCGTCATCACGGAACATGGTTACGAATCGCTGCACCGGTTCCCAACCGGCCTCGTCGCCTTGGGAGCCACATCATGA
- a CDS encoding alpha/beta hydrolase, which yields MHTIAIGGCVMDDRVASAIANWAPRFTTNGVAVSDFERVTRSVGRWDDWCSAWSAVAAEHEALAAEALHEQRLRSAGQHYARAAVYYHFAKYLFVHDRAQLREAHQAAVRCLDVALPYLDPPGRRIEIPYRGSNLVGILRLPSGADGPQPLVVLVPGLDSAKEEFRSTEALFLERGLATFSVDGPGQGEAEYDLPIQGDWEVPGEAILDAVAALAEVDQERMGVWGVSLGGYYAPRIASGDDRVRACVALAGPYDFGACWPVLPALTREAFRVRSRSADDGAAREAAHGLSLAGRTSSIRCPLLIVTGKLDRLIPYQHAQRLAAEAAGPTTLLLLDDGNHGCMNVAAKHRQKTADWLATRLQAT from the coding sequence ATGCACACGATTGCAATAGGTGGGTGTGTCATGGACGACCGGGTGGCGTCGGCGATCGCGAACTGGGCACCGCGGTTCACCACGAACGGTGTGGCGGTCAGCGACTTCGAGCGGGTGACCCGCAGCGTCGGACGGTGGGACGACTGGTGTTCCGCATGGAGCGCCGTCGCTGCCGAACACGAGGCGCTCGCCGCGGAAGCGCTGCACGAGCAGCGGTTGCGCTCGGCCGGGCAGCATTACGCGCGGGCCGCCGTCTACTACCACTTCGCCAAGTACCTCTTCGTGCACGACCGGGCGCAGCTGCGCGAGGCGCACCAGGCGGCCGTGCGGTGCCTGGACGTGGCGCTACCTTACCTGGACCCGCCCGGGCGGCGGATCGAGATTCCGTACCGCGGGTCGAACCTGGTGGGGATCCTGCGGTTGCCGTCCGGCGCCGACGGCCCGCAACCGTTGGTAGTGCTCGTACCCGGGCTGGACTCGGCGAAGGAGGAGTTCAGGTCGACCGAGGCGCTGTTCCTGGAGCGGGGACTGGCGACGTTCAGCGTGGACGGGCCCGGGCAGGGCGAAGCCGAGTACGACCTGCCGATCCAGGGTGACTGGGAGGTGCCGGGCGAAGCGATCCTCGATGCGGTCGCCGCTCTGGCCGAGGTCGACCAGGAGCGCATGGGCGTCTGGGGCGTGAGCCTCGGTGGCTACTACGCGCCCCGCATCGCCAGTGGTGACGACCGGGTGCGGGCGTGCGTCGCACTGGCCGGACCGTACGACTTCGGTGCCTGCTGGCCGGTGTTGCCCGCGTTGACCAGGGAGGCGTTCCGGGTGCGGTCGCGATCGGCGGACGACGGGGCGGCGCGTGAGGCGGCGCACGGGCTCAGCCTCGCCGGCCGTACGTCGTCGATCAGGTGCCCGCTGCTGATCGTCACCGGGAAGCTTGACCGACTGATTCCGTACCAACATGCGCAGCGGCTCGCCGCGGAAGCCGCGGGGCCGACCACGCTACTCCTGCTCGACGACGGCAACCACGGCTGCATGAACGTTGCGGCGAAACATCGCCAGAAGACGGCGGACTGGCTGGCCACTCGGTTGCAGGCCACTTGA